From the genome of Manduca sexta isolate Smith_Timp_Sample1 unplaced genomic scaffold, JHU_Msex_v1.0 HiC_scaffold_3974, whole genome shotgun sequence:
ttttagcaGACTCTTCAATTATTCAACTAGATATTGATGACGTACGGTATTAAAATAGCGTTCTAAATAATGCCAGAATATTCTGATATATGTTTGGAACTGAACGCTTCTATCGATTAATGTACGCAAAACTTCACATAATAACTTCATCACAATATCCATAAATTCCCACGTGCCCACGTTATATTTTAACGAAAGTTGAGTAATTCAGATAAAAATGTTTCACAACAAACCATTGTTGTTGTGaaacattttctttcaactaTTATCACGTATATTGATGAAGATAATTTCGCCATgtaaattctaaatattacgACAACGCCTAAATATATCGATATTCCAATAAGTCTtggaataaatttatcaaacgTTTACGTGTCACCACGCTatctttattttggttttttaaTCCTTTACATCCTATGttgattatacaatatacataatgtaaatatgtataatatcagGCTAGGGTAGTGTGCGTGGATGCCAAATCCTAACCGTGGTTTTCcaatcacaaaaataattatatcaattttattacagttagAACTACATAAATGGTGCCGTGGTTGTTGCAATAGACTACGGTCGCTTTACACGAAGCGTTTTAGATATATCTTTGCAACTAGAGTTTGGCTATGCGTAATTAGTTGATCATGCTTAAGTATAAATGTCCTTCGTGTACCTATAAACTAAATTTAGTGACTCACTTGTACACTTGCTTAGGAATTGATATGTCATGCGACAATTATGCAACCGTTCCAATTAATTTGGAATcgtccaacaggtcggcattaTTGTATCAACTGTTGGGGGTAATcacatctcgtcagtcgatattctattggactccactcacttaccataaggtgtagtggggtcactttgccatataAAAGAAACACTTATTATTTAAGTGGCTTAAGTTACCCCAGTGATACAAACTCATAGAACACACAACCACGTCAAGGCTCTTTAAAATCGGGTATCATTCGATTTGCTCGCATCATCAGGTAGTATCAACACGAAACAATTATAGTTTAGTTAGCGGCACACATCGTCAgaactattaaatattcattactgtAAAACCAATAAGCAGAGTCGTACATAGACTTCCTGCtgcattattatattgtataatatgatgATAATAGTTGTTACTGAAACAAACAGTCGGTCACGTATGATTATTACGCAACGATAAATACCTAAGCCTATAGTATTACTTAAAatgcaaagtaaaataaaattatcacaaaatgTGTCTTAATTGAGGAAacgaaaaatgtttgtaatgtttTGTACAAATCAACTATCAGTGATGAATCAAACACGTCATGATGAcacgaaacaaataaaaatccctcaaacaaatataataaaaaaaagaggtGAAGGTACAAGTATAATGTTGTGGTTTCTGTTTGCCTTTTTACAGTGAAAAAGGACAACGGCTACACGCTAAACTTTACGACTGTTAAGAATCTGTGCCCCAGTCCTGTGAAAGCGAACGGTTTTACAAGTAGTCCCCCAGTAGAGCAAACTAATATCACAGGTATGTTTGCTATTTACATACATTGTGAATTTGGCCTGGGTTTTGTTTGCATGTTCAGATTAATCATGACAAACATCGTATGGACATTGCAGCTAACATTTAGGATACAGGCTGGACACTAATGACGTTGGACTTCAAGAGATACTAGATAGGAGGCATGTGAGATCATCCCCTTTATACCAAAACGTTGTAATGTTGAAAATCCGCTCACgtgaaatatttcttattgtttCCAGAAAGAGACATCACAAACACGGAACCTTCAGAACCTACAGAATTAACCTCTGTGCCTGATGAAAACACGACTGATATGGAAGAGATTGAAAGGTAAAGTTTTGTATATGCGGTACCTATGGTTTCAATAGCGTAGAGACTGTATAAAGACAAatgcattaattaatattatatcgtgGAGGTaccgatatttaaaatatacttcatcTGAGGTTTTGCAAGCCGCTCcattgatggtaagcgatacgacggccTATAACAGTAGTAACACtctgaaatatgaattacaaatGGCATGGCATTCCACGTGCTCTTCATCCTGAGATGGTAAATCttataatgcctagtaattatgttggtaacaatttacaatgtttttcaaactggAACTTAACAGTGTATGTATACTGCTGTCAGAAACAGACATACAATTCAATCAGCGACATTCCTTTATAGAATGCGGCGTGCAGTTGCATTCATTAACGATGTACACATTGACTGTGCAGACAGTACCCCGCGATCACGAGCTCGAACATGAGGCGGGCGTACAAGAACGAGTTCGCGGAGCTGTACACGGAGTACCGCGGGCtgtacgcgcgcgtggcgcaggtggcggcgctcttcacgcgcctcgagaccgagctcaaccgcgcgcagccgctctcgccgcaccaccaggtacgcgcgcacacacactcgcacacacacacacgcacacgcgcaccgggacatgtacgcgcgcgtggcgcaggtggcggcgctcttcacgcgcctcgagaccgagctcaaccgcgcgcagccgctctcgccgcaccaccaggtacgcgcgcacacacacgcacgcgcacacgcacgcacgcgcaccggggacatgtacgcgcgcgtggcgcaggtggcggcgctcttcacgcgcctcgagaccgagctcaaccgcgcgcagctctcgccgcaccaccaggtacgcgcgcacacactccacacacacacacgcacacacgggacatgtacgcgcgcgtggcgcaggtggcggcgctcttcacgcgcctcgagaccgagctcaaccgcgcgcagccgctctcgccgcaccaccaggtacgcgcgcacacacactcgcacacacacacgcacgcgcaccgggacatgtacgcgcgcgtggcgcaggtgggcgctcttcacgcgcctcgagaccgagctcaaccgcgcgcagccgctcgCCGCACCACccaggtacgcgcgcacacacctcacccacacacacacacgcgcaccgggacatgtacgcgcgcgtggcggcgctctttcacgcgcctcgagaccgagctcaaccgcgcgcagccgctctcgccgcaccaccaggtacgcgcgcacacacactccgacacacacacacgcacacgcgcacgGGGACATTTTCGCGCGTGGCGTAGGTggcggcgctcttcacgcgcctcgagaccgagctcaaccgcgcgcagccgctctcgccgcaccaccaggtacgcgcgcacacacactcgcacacacacacacacgcacacgcgcaccgggacatgtacgcgcgcgtggcgcaggtggcggcgctttcacgcgcctcgagaccgagctcaaccgcgcgcagccgctcgCCACACCACCAAGGTactcgcacacacacactcacacacacacacgcacacgcgcaccgggacatgtacgcgcgcgtggcgcaggtggcggcgctcttcacgcgcctcgagaccgagctcaaccgcgcgcagccgctctcgccgcaccaccaggtacgcgcgcacacacacacacaacacacacacgcacacgcgcaccgggacatgtacgcgcgcgtggcgcaggtggcggcgctcttcacgcgcctcgagaccgagctcaaccgcgcgcagccgctcgcccgcaccaccaggtacgcgcgcacacacacttcgcacacacacacgcacacgcgcaccggacatgtacgcgcgc
Proteins encoded in this window:
- the LOC119188576 gene encoding RNA polymerase II elongation factor ELL-like (The sequence of the model RefSeq protein was modified relative to this genomic sequence to represent the inferred CDS: added 138 bases not found in genome assembly); the encoded protein is MEEIERQYPAITSSNMRRAYKNEFAELYTEYRGLYARVAQVAALFTRLETELNRAQPLSPHHQSIEQRIVEEYRRVNNDTAYQQQRRRVNYLDRKLTHIKRMVYQYDQL